One Desulfurellaceae bacterium genomic window, CGCCACCGTCCGAAGCGCCAATCAGGCTCATCGGATGCTTGACGATCTCGCTCACCGCTTCCTCATCGCCGTTGATGAAGTCGTGCAGGGCAAATTCGGTTCCCAGGTTCTCCTCGACCGCCAAGTCCAGCATGGTGTCAACCGGAGATTTCCCCAGCTCCTGGGCGACCTCGGCTATGGTCCGGCCCTCCAGGTGCTTGTTCTTTTCCAGACACACCTCGGCGATGGTGGTCTTGTCCCAGTTGAAGAGGGATATCTGGGCAGCTTCGCCGTCATCCCGCCTCTTCTCCATGAGGGTCGGGGTATTGTCCATATCCCGCCTCAGGGCCGGGCGTCGGGACGGGTCAGACAGCTTGGCCTTGCGCTCTTCGTGGGTGCCGACCGTGGCTTCATTCCAGGCCGGCAGCTGGTCAAACAGCCCGACGGTCTCAAATTTGAACTCAAATTCGATCGGCAGGCAGATATTGACCGGCAGCACCACAGCTTCGTTGAAAACCTCTTCTGTCCACTTCAGCTGGTCGCGCCAGACAGTCGGGTTGGTGGGATCATAGATAATAGCGTTCCAGTTCACCGGCCGGCCGCTGGTCTTGGCCAGCTCGACCAGGAAATCCCGCCCCAGACCCTGCAGGGCGTGGCCCATGGTCCACTCAATCGAGCCGCGGTTGAACTCGCGCATGACCTTGGCCATTTCCAGAAACTCTTCGCGCGGGGCCACGTGGGTCGGCAGATAGCCGCCGTCGTAGTCGCGGTTGGCCATGCTGAAGCTGGCCGAGAAGCCAAAGCCGCCGGCCTCGATGCCTTCGCGTACCAGGTGCTTCATCTGAGCGACCTGATCCGAGGTGGCCTTGTAGTTCGGATCGCGGGCTGCGTCCGTGCCCATCACCCAGGCGCGCAGCGGCGAGTAGGGAATGAGCGAGGCGGCATTCACCCCTGTTCCATGCTGGTCAATGCTGTTCAGAAATTCGGGAAAAGTCTCCCAGTCCCAGCGCATCGACGCCTGCATAATGGACATCGGGATCGTCTCGGTGCGCTCCATGCGCAGCATCGCCCGCTCGCGATCCTCGGGCCGGACCGGGGCAAAGCCAAAACCGCAGTTGCCGATGGCGACGCTCGTCACCCCGTGCCAGCCGGACAGCGTGGCATACGGATCCCAGCCGGTCAGCGCCGCGTCGTAGTGGGTGTGGATGTCCATGAATCCGGGAGCCACGACCAGCCCGGTGGCATCAATGACGCGCTGGGCGCTGCCCTGAACATTGCCCATCGCCGCGATCTTGCCATCCCGGATGCCGATGTCCCCTCGGAACGCGGGCATCCGCAAGCCATCAACGATCTTGCCGTTTTTAATAAGCAGATCATAATCAGCCATGCGATCCTCCTTTTTGCTCATGCGAGCAGGCTAATGGTGAAGCCAAAAAATGACGCGATGAAAAAATCCCCATGTGCTCGACCGCACTGCCGTGCAGCCTGTCATCCTCGGGTTCAAGAGACTCTCTGGCTTCTAGCACACCCGGGCCGGCTTTTACAATGGATGAAATGAGTAAACGTTCAGTCGGCCTCGGCGGTCGTCACGCTTGCCAGCTGCGGCCCGGAGGGGGTACACGTGGGGTGCATCAGAGGAGGGCTGTATCATGCGTGTTGCCGTGGGTGGATATCTCACCTGTACCAATTCCTTTGCCACCCAGACGGTGGGCTTGGAACGCTTCCAGGCCGCCACCCTGAGTGGCGAGCGGCTGCTCAGAACCGGCCGCGGCTGGAGTGCGATTGCCGGGCTTGTCGATATTGCCAGGGCCGAGGGCTGGGAGCTGGTGCCGCTCCAGTTCATCCTGCCCGGCATTGGGGGCAAGATCAGCCCCGAGGCCCACGACTCTGCTAAAGAATCGTTCCGTTCCCTGCTGCGTCAGGCCGGGCGCGTGGACGGCGTGTTTTTGCAGCTCCATGGCGCGGCCGCAGCCGAGCATGTGGATGACTGCGAGGGAGATTTCCTGGC contains:
- a CDS encoding amidohydrolase family protein, with the translated sequence MADYDLLIKNGKIVDGLRMPAFRGDIGIRDGKIAAMGNVQGSAQRVIDATGLVVAPGFMDIHTHYDAALTGWDPYATLSGWHGVTSVAIGNCGFGFAPVRPEDRERAMLRMERTETIPMSIMQASMRWDWETFPEFLNSIDQHGTGVNAASLIPYSPLRAWVMGTDAARDPNYKATSDQVAQMKHLVREGIEAGGFGFSASFSMANRDYDGGYLPTHVAPREEFLEMAKVMREFNRGSIEWTMGHALQGLGRDFLVELAKTSGRPVNWNAIIYDPTNPTVWRDQLKWTEEVFNEAVVLPVNICLPIEFEFKFETVGLFDQLPAWNEATVGTHEERKAKLSDPSRRPALRRDMDNTPTLMEKRRDDGEAAQISLFNWDKTTIAEVCLEKNKHLEGRTIAEVAQELGKSPVDTMLDLAVEENLGTEFALHDFINGDEEAVSEIVKHPMSLIGASDGGAHTKFLTTGRYPTHFLGHWVRDKQLMSLEEAHWRLSTMLGWAIGIRDRGWLREGMPADIIVYDLEKLQVLPTEIVTDLPNNDWRRVQKADGYHYTIVNGGITFEGQKCTGALPGKMLRSYDTAAA